The sequence below is a genomic window from Mesotoga sp. BH458_6_3_2_1.
CGCTCTTCACATTCACAGGGCCGCCCTCTTCGCTTATCTCTTTCAGCCCCCAGGAGAGAGGGTCGTGTTTGAAGTCGCGCTCCATAACGTGGAAGCTATACAACTCTTTCTTTATCTCTATGCAGTCCCTGGCAAGAGAGGAGAGAGTAACCGAGTTGAGCGTGGAGAGTGGGGAGTGAGGAGAGAGGATCCGCAGTAGGTCTTGGATTTCACTGGGGCTTAGGGCTTTACTACCCAGGGTAGATGGATCAGGGATTGGAAGATTCTTTAAATCACTAACCTGATAATGAACAGTGGGGTTTTCAACATTCGCGAGCAGATTTATCAGTTTACTATTGATGATACCTAGATAGTTTTTTGGATTACTATTGTCAGTGAAGATCGATGAAGATACCACATCAAATATGATGTTTTTCGGGCTATATCTTATGCTTAGGGACGAAGATGTGGTTTGTGGAAAAGTCAACCCCTCTCTGAAGTAGTGGGGAATGTTATCCAACCTTGATCCAGAAAGCTTTCTCATTTCATTGCCATCTTCCCAAGACACTACCCACCACAAGTTCCCGTACCACTTGTTGTAAGGTCCCCCTTTAGCGTAGGGCACCCACTTCTTTCTATCGCTCTTGTAATCTAGCGAGATGTCTACTTGCTCCACTTCCCACCAAAAACGGAGGAATTGATCGTTATTGCCTGTGCTTAAGCCGTGAGCAACTTTGGCATACTTCATAAGGGGCTTGTACTTCCTGAACAGCTCCCTTATACTGTCGTTTATCCAGTAAACGAAGGGATAGCCCGGGATTTTCTTGAACTCGTTTTGGTTTAGTGTATATGCTCTTTGGGGTACTCTTCCGGCCAGGGTTTCCTGTATGGTCCTGACCTTCTCTTCGTAATCCAGATCTTTCACACTATGAAATGACGATTCCAAATGACCGTTGCCCCTCTCTATGGAGAACATAACGGTATTAACTATCTCGCCTCCTATGCTCTTGAACGCCCGCGGCCCGAGGTGAACCAGAGAGGAGATCCTCGCACTGTCCAGAAGTATCTTCCTCAGCTTTTCGTGTGAGGATATGAACATAAAGGACTGCATCGTAACCATACCCAAAAAACCTCTCTCAGCCGCTAAATCTAAGCACTTTTCTATGAAGGCCGAGTACATATCCGATTTCGAGTCGGGATAGTAATCCTTCAGGAAGGTCTTCATATCTTCAGAGAGCGTTCCCGAGTCTCTATAGGGCGGGTTCGTGACAACAACATCGTATTCGCTTAACAGGAGTCTTATCGCACTGAACTGTTTGGCGTAATCGCTGTTTAGAAGCGAAGAAACGGCATCCACGTGTGCCGGAAGTTTTTCCTCTATCGTGTCTACCATTTTCTGTATGAGCCTGTCCATAGACCTGTCTGGAGATGCTTCCATAAGCGCAGATGTCTTCTCTGTCTTTCTCTTTTTGCCTGCAGGCTTCATTCTGAAGAGAGAGCCGATCATATTGAGTTTCTTGAGGCTTGTTAGGGTCTCCATAAGGTTGCGAATCACAGGGTTGGTGAGGTCGGAAAGACCCATTGAGATCATAAGGTCGGATTCGTCGAAGTGATCCATAGAGAGTGCATAAAGGTTCGACCTCTTCAATTTCGTGTTCCTGGATAGCTTCTTGGCCTTCAGATAGAGGCTCAGGGCAGTCAACTGTATCGCCCTGTCATCTATGTCAAGACCGAAGAGGTTGTTCTCAACTATCTTCTGGGGAATATTTTCACTGTGCCCGCAATCCAAGTACATCTGGTGAAGCAGATCCATAGCGTAGAGGAGGAAGTGGCCGCTTCCACAGGCAGGATCCATAACGGTTATCTCTTCAACTGACTTCTTTTCGCGACTCTTTACCGGTACCGTTGTGTCGTAATACTTCAGGGAGTTTCTTAAGGGGCTTTCGGGGTGCATCTCCAACCAGTACCGACCTAGTGTGTTATCTAGTATGTATTTCACTATGTAGTCTTCTGTGTAGAACTGGGTGACACTCACGAGTTTGTAAGAGGAATCGACCTTCTTTTTTGCCGAGATTTCGGCGTAGATCCTCGCTTTTTCTGCGTCCTGGTAATACTGGTAAATCCAGCCTATTATGTCGTCTTTCAGCCATTCATCAGGGTCTATGGAGTTGATTAGGTCTATCACAGCTACCGTTTCGCTCGGTCGTGGCAGAAAGCCGTAGCGGCTGCCGTTATACAGCTGGGGAAGCTCCTGTGAGAGAGTCTGGAAGACTTCTCTCAGTACGGTGTTTATTCCCTGGCCAGGTTCGCTGTTTGCCTGCGGATTGCGGCTTAGATAAAGGTAGTGAGCCTCGCTCTTTCCCCCAGTGTCTATGCTCTTGGTTACATATGTCCGCTCGATCAAGCCTCTGAGCTCCATCACTTTCAGTCCGACCAGCCTGTTGAGCGTGGTGAATGAGGCCTCCTGCACAAACTTATTTCTCGCTTCTTTTGCACCGAGCTGTTTCTCGTCTGCCTGTATTATGGGAAGTATCTGGTTTCGCAGGTCTTCGAAACCCGTTGTCGGCTCTCTGTAATCGCCGTTTTCGGTTATGCCGCACTGTTTGAGAAGGAGTGGGTATGATTTCTCCAGAGTCTCGCGAATCTGTATTATCGTCTTTTCGAGATCGGCCATATCAGTCCTCCAGCTCTATCTCTAGCTCGGTGTCTTCTGAAACAGAGAGTTTTTCCAGTTCTCGCTTCAATTCCCGATAGGTGAGTTTTCTCTTTAGCTTCAATTTTTTTGGCTGTTCTTCCTTTCTCGTGGAATTATCCAACTTTTCAGGTGACTTTTCCCTCATAAAGCTGTCGAAGGAGTCCTTAAGCTTCTCCAGCCTGTTAGAGAACTCCGTTATGTAAAGACTGGCTTCATTCAATCCGGTGTGGCACTTCTCGCATTTTATGGAGAACTGTATTTCAAGCTCTCCACAGGGAGGAGTTGGTCTTCTAAACCAGTCCTGATCTCCCGTTCTCTTCCCCAGCGAGTTTGTCTCGTCCTGTATGGAATCGAGATATTCGTGTATCTTCTTTAGCCATTCGTCTCTATCGTCGTGAATGGGGTTGAAGTAGCTCTTGTAGGTGTTGCGTAGATTCTCGAAGGTGCTATCGAGATCGGTGCCGAAGGAGGCTATGCTGGGCAGAGTGTCCTTATACTCTTTCAAGATCGCGGAAAGTTTTTCGCTCTGGTCTTTCTCGAAGGCACCCTTGGAGATTTCACCTTCCAGCTCGTGAAGGAAGGTTTTCTGTCTGCGAATCAGCTCGTAGTTCTTATCTAGGAACTGCTCAGTCTTGTCTGCGGTCTCCTTCAGTTCGCGTATAGAATCTCTCTCGCGAAGCAGGTCATCCAGACAGTCGCTATCGCCACCGGTGAGAGTGTTTATCATCGTTCTTAAAGTATCTAGATTCCATTTCACATCGGCACCGAGTTTTTCCATATTTTCTTTCAACTCATTCATTCTCTTGTCGAGATGTTTCATAGCTTCCAGTGCCCGAGATATGAATTCGCTCCTGGGTGACTGGAGCGAAAGTCTCCCGTCGTCCATAAGCGGGTTTATGATGTCCATAAGATACTGCTTGTCGGACGGCTTAAGGACTACGCTGCGCCGTATCCTGGCCTTCTTGAATTCGCTGACGCTCTTCAGAGCCTTATGCACATCGGCCTTTCCGTAATAGTCTGAATTGTTTACCATTATCTTTCCGCCACGGATGAGACAGGCCACTGAATAGATTATCGTTTCCGGGGTCCAACCATACGGAGGAGAAGAGAACTTTTCCAGCAGAGTCTCTCCCGTCTGATCCTCTTCCAGATACTCTATGACCGGAGAGATTATCTTGTGTGTCTCGATCAGCTCCCCGTTGTCGTTGAATACTCTGTGGTCGTCATCTAATCGGATTGTCTTCAGCGTGTTCTGGGGTCCGCTCAATACTCCGTCTATGTCCTTGCTCGTGGCGGTTGTGTAGGTGATCTCTGTGTAATGGCCGGGGATTACCTTTTCCTTCAGGAGGTCCTTAAGCTCGTTTATTAGGCTGGAAGTAGGTTTCAATTCGCCCTCGTAAAGAAGCTGTCCCGAGTCTATTGCTTTTCGCAACACCCGACCCAGCTCGTTTTTCTTGTCGTTCATTATCCTGCCGTACTTGGTCAGGATTTCGTGTATGCCCTCTCCCGTCTTTTTCGTTCTGAAGGAGTTCAGCGAGGCGTCCAGGCTCTTTATCTCCCTTGCCAGATCGCCAATGGTGTCGTCGGCCTCGGGGATTACATAGACAGTATCGCGGTGGTTCATTGACTCGAATTCGAGACCTTCCACGTTCACACCAGTGAAGGGAGCGATGCGGACCTGGAGACCCTTCTTCTTGCCGCCGATCGCTGCGTTATCCAGGAACCATTCTATGGGAATCGAGGGACCATCACCGTAACGGATTTCCTTGTAGTTGAAGATGTTCAGCAGTTGACGGACTATCTCTTCGTTTCTCTTTGGGATGTCTATCACGGTGTTATCCATCTCTGCTATGAATTCTCTCTCGAGGTCTGTTACGAGTGTTATCTCACCGTTGTAGCGTGTGACGTATTTCGCCTTCTCGAGGTAGTCGAGGGCATCCTTTACTTCCTTGGTGAGTTCATACTGTTTGTCGAAGATGTTCTTGCAGAGCATACGGGTAATCACCGTTTCGCTCGCGCTTATCTTATTCAGGTTTTTCAGTATATGAAGCGTCTTTAGTATGTCGGAGGCCTTCACGTTCTTTCCCATATAATCGTCGGCACTGTAAACAAGATGGGTGACTCCTGAGCCGAAGAAGGAGGGACCTAGTGCGTCGAATAGGTCGGTGGCGCTCACAACCCGTCCGAACTCTTCATCCTTCACATTCTTCAGTATCGTGTCTACGAGAAAGATGAACTTGCGGGCCGTCGCCTGGTAATACGTAGAGCCGATGGTGTTTTGAACCAGATCGGGGAGTAGCTGGAACTGGTATGGATGGAAGGGGTAGTAGGTCATAAGGTCGTCTTTGGTTTCGGTCTTCCTGTAACTTCCGTTCGTGTCGCTGAGGGTCGTTATGTTCCCCTGGTTTTCTCTCATCGTCTTCTCGAACAGGGGCTCTGCATCTATCTTTTTCTTCAGCAGTCTTTCGCGGGCGACCTCATCCACGTTCTCTGACGTGAGGTCGAGTCTCACTTCGAAACGGTCTGTCAATTTGCCCAGCTTTCTCTTGTCGAAGTCCCTGTTGGCTATTAGCTGGTCCAGCTTCTCCTGTGAGGTAACTATTAGCCTGACCGATCCCTTGCCCTTTGCGGCGAAGGCCTCAGCGACTCCCTGCAGGGCCAGTATTCTGTCTTCGTTGTCTTTGAGGGATATCACGTACTGTCCGATTTCATCTACTATGAATACGAGTCTCTTCCCGGTCTTCATCGTGTAATCGACACAGTGTTCGGCAAGAACGGCCGGCGACAGGCTGTCGTATTTGTTGACTGCGGATTTCAGGAATTCACCTGCTTCATCCGGTGAGTAGCCAATTCTTTCGGTCATAGCCTTTACCGCGTAGCGGCGGAACTCTCCGACGTTCTGCGCCACTTTCGAG
It includes:
- the brxC gene encoding BREX system P-loop protein BrxC, which codes for MKIKELLRINIEDEVPLVIKAGEQDLTVEEKEISQYIVTHQIERHLETFLTNYKLLSTDRIGVWISGFFGSGKSYFAKIIGYLLTNHTLPKGITARELFNERLSNCTNPEFIKGNIKSLNSIPSTIVMFEMTADSSLNMETIQQSIFKKFLETCGYSSFPNVAIMEYELDTFGHLEEIRNYIEQSGNDYSKVAQNVGEFRRYAVKAMTERIGYSPDEAGEFLKSAVNKYDSLSPAVLAEHCVDYTMKTGKRLVFIVDEIGQYVISLKDNEDRILALQGVAEAFAAKGKGSVRLIVTSQEKLDQLIANRDFDKRKLGKLTDRFEVRLDLTSENVDEVARERLLKKKIDAEPLFEKTMRENQGNITTLSDTNGSYRKTETKDDLMTYYPFHPYQFQLLPDLVQNTIGSTYYQATARKFIFLVDTILKNVKDEEFGRVVSATDLFDALGPSFFGSGVTHLVYSADDYMGKNVKASDILKTLHILKNLNKISASETVITRMLCKNIFDKQYELTKEVKDALDYLEKAKYVTRYNGEITLVTDLEREFIAEMDNTVIDIPKRNEEIVRQLLNIFNYKEIRYGDGPSIPIEWFLDNAAIGGKKKGLQVRIAPFTGVNVEGLEFESMNHRDTVYVIPEADDTIGDLAREIKSLDASLNSFRTKKTGEGIHEILTKYGRIMNDKKNELGRVLRKAIDSGQLLYEGELKPTSSLINELKDLLKEKVIPGHYTEITYTTATSKDIDGVLSGPQNTLKTIRLDDDHRVFNDNGELIETHKIISPVIEYLEEDQTGETLLEKFSSPPYGWTPETIIYSVACLIRGGKIMVNNSDYYGKADVHKALKSVSEFKKARIRRSVVLKPSDKQYLMDIINPLMDDGRLSLQSPRSEFISRALEAMKHLDKRMNELKENMEKLGADVKWNLDTLRTMINTLTGGDSDCLDDLLRERDSIRELKETADKTEQFLDKNYELIRRQKTFLHELEGEISKGAFEKDQSEKLSAILKEYKDTLPSIASFGTDLDSTFENLRNTYKSYFNPIHDDRDEWLKKIHEYLDSIQDETNSLGKRTGDQDWFRRPTPPCGELEIQFSIKCEKCHTGLNEASLYITEFSNRLEKLKDSFDSFMREKSPEKLDNSTRKEEQPKKLKLKRKLTYRELKRELEKLSVSEDTELEIELED
- the pglX gene encoding BREX-1 system adenine-specific DNA-methyltransferase PglX — its product is MADLEKTIIQIRETLEKSYPLLLKQCGITENGDYREPTTGFEDLRNQILPIIQADEKQLGAKEARNKFVQEASFTTLNRLVGLKVMELRGLIERTYVTKSIDTGGKSEAHYLYLSRNPQANSEPGQGINTVLREVFQTLSQELPQLYNGSRYGFLPRPSETVAVIDLINSIDPDEWLKDDIIGWIYQYYQDAEKARIYAEISAKKKVDSSYKLVSVTQFYTEDYIVKYILDNTLGRYWLEMHPESPLRNSLKYYDTTVPVKSREKKSVEEITVMDPACGSGHFLLYAMDLLHQMYLDCGHSENIPQKIVENNLFGLDIDDRAIQLTALSLYLKAKKLSRNTKLKRSNLYALSMDHFDESDLMISMGLSDLTNPVIRNLMETLTSLKKLNMIGSLFRMKPAGKKRKTEKTSALMEASPDRSMDRLIQKMVDTIEEKLPAHVDAVSSLLNSDYAKQFSAIRLLLSEYDVVVTNPPYRDSGTLSEDMKTFLKDYYPDSKSDMYSAFIEKCLDLAAERGFLGMVTMQSFMFISSHEKLRKILLDSARISSLVHLGPRAFKSIGGEIVNTVMFSIERGNGHLESSFHSVKDLDYEEKVRTIQETLAGRVPQRAYTLNQNEFKKIPGYPFVYWINDSIRELFRKYKPLMKYAKVAHGLSTGNNDQFLRFWWEVEQVDISLDYKSDRKKWVPYAKGGPYNKWYGNLWWVVSWEDGNEMRKLSGSRLDNIPHYFREGLTFPQTTSSSLSIRYSPKNIIFDVVSSSIFTDNSNPKNYLGIINSKLINLLANVENPTVHYQVSDLKNLPIPDPSTLGSKALSPSEIQDLLRILSPHSPLSTLNSVTLSSLARDCIEIKKELYSFHVMERDFKHDPLSWGLKEISEEGGPVNVKSALKKFFLHKAELEARLLINEAVNDELVLKLYELLPEDLTLLDVITQSGPLGSLTEDARSALNEGRVHDLGLRTKDGSSDLYAAVLEVLESEGIPVGAYPPRDLNEDERKTLKKLYMKHRHDRGSGKSEAITGMEFGIVEELAGTLKVSPVTVVEELSKIDALPSEAVKDVISEHIQALAIEIMREDDDGILSLSTDTGETSIATRIIERWRALGIGDTYNELENLLGKKLDDYMLKDFFKDHSKRFMSRPIIWQLTSDKGSVNFLVLHHSWSYDKMLLLRSKYLGDVKRTLENSLATELNEKNREKLMEKLAELERFSNALGELADGSYLPEVDGGVAKNIAPLQKRGLLKFDVLSKKLMDKMLKVEW